The Prunus dulcis chromosome 3, ALMONDv2, whole genome shotgun sequence genome segment GCTCGCCGCCACCACGGAGCACGGCGACCgtcgccaccggtcccgttgGACTCGCCAcgtcgccgccttcctcccgtGACCAGTCGCCGGCCTTGGACCGCCGCCTATCGGCCGGAAACTGGCGATTTCTCGCCGGAATTCACCCAAACTTCAAGCCATTcgatctcctccgtttctcaaccaaatcagtcgagtgaggtatggattttcatcTATTTCTCGTGCTCTATCTGCTGGTGGGTTGGGTTTAGATCAATTCTTAGCGTAAccaattcgattttcgaattgaaaatcggccgaacttcggccgccgtgtttggccattttcggccactttttgggggttgtccaagaacaaaagtgactccaaatggggtgttttacctagggtaggagtttggagtctcggttccaagatttttcggggaagcgttatcgctttgggcacccggtctgcccgcgcgtgtggcggcgcgtgggcgagggtggtggcatgtctctgggcagttttgaggtcctcgtgccatcacgagcgcgtaggatttcgcggatctcaattcggacgtcgtttgactatcgaacggatatcgcctattgggcgttatccgggttcgataggttgggaccgttggatggtcccgaaaataatatatgttaaactaggtatttctaggatcgtgtaggaattcacggatcgtgaatcggggCCCCGGATGTCccgatttaatattttaaagtttatattttatattaaccgttagatcgtgcgatcgtgagcgatccgaccgtccgatctgaaccaaacttgcaggacgagtgtcctatatgtcttagaacccataggaactccaggatcggaatttggaggtcgtaggtcccgtgggcccgtttggccagggttagggtagttgacccttggttgaccgtgagtctgcCGGAGAAATCTCACCTTCCTAGggggattatctggtgctagactatGGTTGGGATTTACgaaatattagaatatttgtataatcatagaattagaattatatGGTTGTACGAGGGTACAACAGAGTCTAGAATGCCAGTTGGAGTGCGAGATGCACTACCTCAAGTACCTCCTTGGGTTTTGGATTCATTACGAGTACCAtcaagtgaaagttaggtcgcacgtggcgtaggttatccggcgtgtcgacaggccccatacgtggcgttggttgtaccggcgtatggggagtcatgtgatatgatgttgaggtcccgcgtggcgtaggttatccggcgttgggacagaccccatacgtggcgttggttgtaccggcgtatggggagttatgtgatatgtcgtgtaggtctcgcgtggcgtaggttatccggcgttgagacagaccccatacgtggcgttggttgtaccggcgtatggggagattatgtgaaatacagagaaatgagaTGAGGTATCGCTTGAGagtggaattaggttttatagaagaactacgtgtggcttgatccctcgaggagggtacgtaggcagcctaaggttattaggtgcagccgcagactaattATTAGtcataatttgtatttgacttgtttggtagttggttgagaattattggaaggccgaaggccatttatataaattgcatgaaattatattgtgcatgctgccagttggtgatataaattgtgtttttatgcaggttgaaattttgggaaatgtccagtttataggggagactctgccgaaatttcggcagaaagtcccGGTCTTTAGTGAAAGGgtccggcatcggggtgatgtcaggaattccaaaggatttGTCTCGAATTAtgggaaaattcggggcgggtcctttcattCAAGCAGCCCAGTTATTATCTCTACATAGACTGCTATCATGTAAGGAAAATTACCAAACTAAATATAAGTATGATGTTCGCCAATGAGGTCTAGCCTAGTGGAAAGGGTCTTGTCTTGTAGACCAGTGGTCTCAAGTTCAAACCTCTATAACATCTTAGCAGTGTTTCAAAAAAACACCCACCTCTTCCAAACTTTAGCAAAATATATATGAGTATTATGTTCATCATGACAAATGACCGCGAGATCATCAGCCACCAAAGCTGTTCTAGACTGCAAGTATTGGTTTAAGGTCTTCGCCTCACACTTGCACATTGTTATTTTCACATGAATTTGGCCTCTTGTTTTAGTTATGTTCTATTATTGCTATGGTCACCCCAAGTGAAGTGAATAAAGTTAATAATTGAGACTATTGATCACGGACTGCTTAAAGTTGCATAAATAGCACCTGAACTTTTAGGCATATGAGTCATTACCTCctgaacttttaatttttatttttacccgCTTAAACTTTATAAAGTGTTGCAATCCACCACTTACGTATAACTCCGTTAAAATTTCCATTAAGTTTAGGgtattttcattaattaacaactaaaaataattattaaaaacaaattttaaaaaaaaataaaagaagcatTCAACAGGTGATGGAGGTCATAATCTTATGGTGATGGCAGAAATTGAGGTATTCTAAACTTGTTGTGGTTGTGCCCTGGTCTAATCTTATGGTGATCATATATGAAAATCAGCCGCACATGTAACGACCCGGTCCtaaataaattagtaaatACTAATTTATTCAgagaaaataccattttgcccatagaatattttattaggtttaaagttgactttttgaccgggaaggaatttgggaatttcaacTATatcgttgcgtagagcacggcgagaTGAGTCTGTAGACATGTGGtgggcttgaatcggagttgtaacgagagagatacgatcaaaataccctctgtggcataaccgtaattTTGGTGAAAAGGGTTTGataaaatcagaattttttttttctctctctctctcctctctcgcGCGACAGCAGCAGCCGGCCACATTTTGGTCAGCCGTTCTCTCATCCGGCCACCAATGTTGACGGAGCCagtaccaaaatgaccgggCCACCATCCTCTTCCAACCCCAGCTAAGCCCCGCCTCCAGCAAACATGATTTCGctggaaaatggagaagaagcggccggTTTCACTCGAACTTCTCCGACTTTGTTCTCCCTCCTCCAGCCACTGATTCCGATGaatgaggtatggtttctcaccgacttttcatgctctagctgctTGTTGGGTAGGGTAGGATTCGATCAATTCCTAGCATAGGTAACTCGATTTACGAATTTAAATTCGGCCGATTTAGGGATCACGATTCTGGCCACTTTCGGGCAGTTTTTGGGGTGGGTCTAataacaaaagtggttccaaatagggtgttatacctagggtaggaaccttgagccgtgattttgagaatttccGGTGATGtctaatcgctttggacacccaagcactgccggcgcgtgggcactgtTGAAAAAAGGCATTGTGTCCCGATGCGATCTCCTTGTTGTCTTCAGAGTGTAGGTGTGctcggatttcaatttggataccgtttgagtctcgaacggatatcgcatattgtgcgttatccgggttcaaTAGGTTTAAACCGTTGGATAGTCTTAGATTTATAATATGTTAATCCAGATATCCTTAGGATTGTGTAGGAGTCGACGAATCGTAAAaaggagtcccggatactccggaaatGCCAACCCTAGGGTTAGGTTCATAGTAACCGTCCGATCCGGACCAAATTTGTCGCATGTGTATCCTAAACCTTAtggaacccataggaactctCAGATCGAAAATTGGGGGTTGTGGGCCCcatgggcccgtttgaccaagTTGGGGTAGTTGGACCCCTCATCTGATCGTGAGTCTTCTGAGGTAGTTTCACCCTTCGGAAGTTATTAGAATAACCTTTTTATCGAATCTTAATTGTTATTTGAGATTAAATTGGAAACTGATTCGATTTAGGATTTTCCTTAGAGGTTGTTGCttatcattaattaatattatttgattataaaTAAAGTATAATGTTCTAGTTGTGTAATACAgtattttatggaatttgtgtgaaaacaagcattgattaatatttaaattgttctAGGATCTTTATGGAATTTATGTTTCTGTGCATGATCATTGgtctaaaaataatattattttcctgATTAAATTACGTTGCAGTCTACTATAGACTGGTATTACTAAATTGGGAATACCTCTATTATTAGTTTAGATAATTGAGAGTTTGTCAatttgaagtgctatacgcactaccctatgtaccaccttatgattgttaggtctcatgtggcgtaggttatccggcgtgagGATAAACCCCATACGTGGCTTTGGAATTTCtagcgtatggggagattatatgATTGTCaggtcacacgtggcgtaggattttccggCGGGATGACAGACCTCGTACGTGGCGTTGAAATTTccagcgtatggggagatgatatgattgttaggtcccacgtggcgaaGGTTATCCTGTGTGAGGACAGACcccacacgtggcgttggaatttccggcatatggggagattatgtgattgtcAGGTCACCCGTGGCATAAGATTTTCCAGGGGGATGACAGAcctcatacgtggcgttggaagtTCTGGCATATGGGGAGATGATATGATTGTTAGGTCACACGTGACGTAGAATTTTCCGGCGTgatgacagaccccatacgtggcataggaatttccggcgtatggggagattatgtgattattgGGGAGATTGGAATTCGGATTTTGtagaaagaactacgtgtggcttgatccctcagtaagggtacgtaggcagcctagaGTAGTGCCTATGTGCAGCCGCTGACTAAACGTTAtaaatgttgttttttttaggTTGGATTATATGGTATTATGGGCCGAGGCCCCTAGGAATTTTGGTGATAATTCATAGATGGTAGTTGATGCATGCTAGAAATGTGTGGGAAGTTATTTTCATGTGGATTGCAGTGGTACTCGTAAAATTTATTGAGTTCCTTAATTGCATTGTTAGTATATTAATTGACTTAAGAGTACTGCTAGTAGTTCTGCCTTGATTTATTTGAAGGCTAGAGGCCTTGTCTGTAAACTGTGTGTAATTACATTGTGTGTGCTGGCAGTTGGCTTtttaaattgtgaattttgtgcatgttgaaatttggggaatgttcaatttacaggggagactctaccgaaatttcggcagaaagtcccggtctttagtaagtgggcccagcatcggggtgatgttgGGAATTTCACAGGATTCGTCTCGAGTTTCGAAAAATTCAGGACGGGTCCTGTCAGCACAACACCCATGACCACCTCTTCTTTCGAATGTCCTTTTTGTGAGGGCTTGACATACCTAATCTCACTAGCTCAATAAGTGTTGGATGGCATGGAACTATGGAACTATGCTTATCCATCACAGAATTAATGTTATCTACAGGGAAAGatgcaacaacaacaacaacaacaaaaaaaccagGTTCACATTGTCATTGTCCATGTCCCAAAGTTTAATTTGGAACTCGTCACCAGCAAGCAACCATTATATGTTAGCTTTACAGCCCCTTGCTTTCATCCCATTCCACAATGTATAATTCTTCTTTATTAATCTCATCCCACATGAGAATAAAGTATGATTTGCATAACAATAGGAATACTTAAGCAATCAAGTACTCACGTTGAAGAAGTTATGTAGAGGGTGTATACAGAGGAGGGTGTGGGTGTTGAGGGTGGAGATACCTGGTATAATTaggttaaaattttttattttttattatatatatatactatttttttataattatttataattatagttAATTGACGAAAATGCCCTTAAACTTAACGGAAGCTTTAACGGAGTTATATGTAGGTGGATTACAACACTTTACAAAGTTCAAgtggttaaaaataaaaataaaaagttcatGTTGTAATGACACACATACCTATAATAAGTTCAAGTGGTATTATACAAATTTCCCTAATAATTATGGGTTATTACTTATTAACAATTGATCATGGGAGTTGAAGCAGCCTGTGGTGACTTTGATTCTAGAATCATCAGCTCATATTTTAGCCACCAGTTGGCCAGTTGATTATCATCAATGGTATTTTTGTGCACAGAACAGACACAATTCgtcattaattttgtttttctaaaataggtATGAATGGTAGACTTGCATGTTGTGGAAAATATTGCGCATACGACGTTTTGGAAGTTTTACCAGTGACTAGACAAACATTTATAAACTTATAAATGTCATTCAAATTTAGATTTTGGATAACTCCATCCAAATAGGACAAAATTATAATGAATATTTGTTAATTTGACTCTTCATCCTGCCACACTATGTTTACTTAATTAGCTATATTGGGATTAAAATATGTGATACTTCACTTTCTAACATATTGCTCGGTCAAGAAAATGTATCTGAATAGCATTTCTGATTGTATAAAAAGATAACAAATATTAATCTGGTTTCCCAAAGTTGAAGGATGTCGCAAACATTCAAGCCATTCCTCCTTCCATTGCTTGGTGGCTTTGCTCTTATGCTCCTCCTAGTTCATGCCCGGGATGATCAATCAGGTATgttcaaaacacatttttCGTAACATATGCATATAGCATCATCTTATATAAAATCCATGTCTTCTGTCTCAGGATTCATTAGCATAGACTGCGGCCTTGCTGGAAATTCCAGCTATGCTGAAAAGACAACCGGCATTAACTACATTTCAGACGAAACCTTCATAGACACCGGGGAAAGAAAATCCATTTTGCCGGAATACAGCAATAGGTATCAACAGCCCTACACGTCTCTTAGGAGCTTCcctgaaggaaaaagaaactgCTACGAGATCAATGTTACTGATGGCTACAAGTATTTAATCAGATCAAGTTTTGTATATGGGAATTATGATGGCCAAAATAAAGTTCCCGAATTCGATCTGCATCTGGGAGCTAACTTATGGAGCATGGTGAAGTTGGAGAGTGCATCTACTATCACACACAAGGAGCTCATATATGTGCCTCGCCGAAACTATATACATGTTTGTCTGGTAAACACAGGCTCCGGGGTCCCATTTATATCAGCTCTAGAAATAAGGCCTTTATTGAATGGAgcttacaaaacaaaaggggAGTCCTTGGCACTTGACATGTGATTTGACACAGGTCAAAACGCTAACTTAACGTCGTATAGGTGAGTACATAGTAGAGTACATAGTACACAGGCTCGAGAGTATTTCTCTTCCCAATGTTGGAAGACGTCCTAATTTCGAATCCCCTGCCAATAATACTAATGAACTCAATGTATCTTATTCTCTATGCAGGTATCCATATGATGTCTTTGATCGCTTCTGGAATGGCTACTGTTGATgatcaaaatggcccggccaatattgagtccaacttagtgttGAGGTATGTGGAGCCTTAGCAGGGAAGggggctgaggcccttggcGAAATAGGCTGGTGGGGGACCtgcagaagagaaaatggtaGAAGCagtcgttaagcttcggacaccgttgtggtgccggccgaaggcccttcgatgcctaagtcagctATAAATGGAAACTTTgacagagtaacagtaaaagtgagaaagtagttaccctttttacttgggtactgttccctatttatagggaggtgaaagtaggaggtttgcacaaagtttcaatgtgggactttgtgcaagtcgtcgTGTTTGGCATAGGCTTGCCGGATGGTCTTCGGGGGGGTGGCTTGGGGATGATAGGGGCTTCACGCACGAGGACGTTCTCATAGGTGGTGTTGAGGGTAGTAAAAACCTCGAACCTGGGCCTGGGTGTGAAGGGAAGTGGGGCCCGATCACTTGTCTTGGGAGGGTTGCCTCCACtagagtggtggtggttgtcATGTCTGCCACGTTTGTTATTACTGAAGGGATGCTGGTAGCTATCCTTCCGTTTTGGTTGTTGGGTACCCTGGGTACTTGGGCGGGGGTAGAATGCTGAGGTGGGGCTGAAGCAGGTGGAGGATCGGCGAAAGTGTTACGCACCAGGTTGGCTGGGCCAcgcttggaattgaagtattcagttttGGCATGGACCGCTGCCTGCTTCATTAGCTTTGTGTATGTGTTCCAACTGTTGCTATGAACCAGGTAGCGAAAGTTGAACTCACGGAGGCCACTCTTAAAAGCACCGAAGGCAGCGCGATCATCAGTTTCTGGGCAGCGGGAGTATTCGTGATTGAACCGGGCTGCATATTCCCGAAGGGGTTCGTCTTCAGCTTGCCGAAGCATATACAAGTCATCGGCGGAGTATAGGCGATTAGTCTGGATCATAAAATGATCCAAAAAGGTCTGCTTGAGACTGTCGAATGAGTTGATGGTGCGGGGATGGAGTCTATAGAACCAATTTAGGGCCGCGCCGCTGAGGGtggaagggaagaggaggcacatgcCTTAGTCAGTGAGGCCTTTGCACCCAAGGGCAGACTGGAAGGAGTGGATATGGGTGAGAGGGTCCTCCGTGCCAGTGTAGAAGGCGATGCGGAGCTGCTGGATATCCTTCTCCTGGTGGTAGTGGAGGATACGTTCAGTAAAGGGCCCCGGTCCGCGGAGTATAGGCGATCAGTCTGGATCATAAAATGATCCAAAAGGGTCTGCTTGAGACTGTCGAATGAGTTGATGGTGCGGGGATGGAGTCTATAGAACCAATTTAGGGTCGCGCCGCTGAGAGtggaagggaagaggaggcacatgcCTTCGTCAGTGAGGCCTTGGCACCCAAGGGCAGACTGGAAGGAGTGGATATGGGTGAGAGAGTCCTCCGTGCCAGTGTAGAAGGCGATGCGGAGCGGCTGGATATCCTTCTCCTGGTGGTAATGGAGGATACGTTCAGTAAAGGGCCCCGGTCGTGGTTTTGCCAAGAGGGGTTAATGGCTGCGATGTTGTTCGCTCTCCAGACGCCAAACCTTTTCAAAGAGAAGCCTCATGGCCGGGTCAGCATGAGGAAGAGTTTCGGGTGCTAAAGACCTGGGGGGTGGGCAGACAGGGGCTGGGGAATGTTCCCAATCTTCCAATGCCTCGGTGTGGTAAGTTGGCCAGGCTTCTGAATTATCAAATTCCCAACTATCCGAGTTCCCTACGCCTTCCTCGTCTGGTACGCAGGCGGGGCCTGGTGAGGGGCCCAGGTGTCTCACCTGTGGGTCTTCGAGGTTAACAGGGATATGGATCGGTCCTGGTTGACGGTCCGAGATGCGGTCCATGCAATCTCGGTAGATCCTGACTGGTTCATGGGGCCGGTCCTTTGGCGGGGGAATGCAAAGGAGTCGTGACTGGGTTAGCTCCGGATGAAGGTGGCCTTTACCCTTGCGAAGCCTAGATTGGGCCGGGGCACTGTGGCTGGAATGTACTAGCTGGTTTGGCTGAGTATGCCCAACATTCTGGGTGAGGTCTTGTTGGGCATCCTGGGTATGAGTCCTCTCCCAGTTCCGCTTTAGAGCACGATagtcatgctctagctcaacattcctgcaatgaaggtgctcGTATTTCTTCGACATTTTAGTAATACTATCGCGGAGACGCTCCACTTTTGCCTGGAGGGTGGCATCTCCCGGAGATTTCCTTCGAAAAGTACCATCGAGGGGGGTATGGTGCTGGGTATCGCTGCTATCCTGGGTCGGCATAGCATAGtgtggggtgaagaagaggcgaTGGGGCCTGATTGGTGAAGGAGCTAACtgggctgatagagaaagaggggaTTCTAGTGTCGagttcccacagacggcgccaaactgttgatgatcaaaatggcccggccaatattgagtccaacttagtgttGAGGTATGTGGAGCCTTAGTAGGGAAGggggctgaggcccttggcGAAATAGGCTAGTGGGAGACCTGCAAAAGACAAAATGGTAGAAGCagtcgttaagcttcggacaccggtgtggtgccggctgaaggctctccgatgcctaagtcagctATAAATGGAAACTTTGGCAGAACTCAGTAATGGAGGACAATATAATTTCTCAATCTTTAAGTTTGAGAACTCTACCCTTCCACCAATCCTCAATGCTATCGAGTTTTACATGGTAAAAGAATTCTTAGAATCAGAAACAAACCAAGCAGATGGTAAGTAATTCTTCCGTACACAAGCAAATTTTTTTGCTATCAATTTAGTGCACGTGTAtgattgattttgatgaggattttctgtttgattcctaaaatatttaaattagtTGACGCAATCAAAGACATCAAGTCAACTTATAAGATTAAAAAGAACTGGCAAGGAGATCCATGTGTCCCTCAAGCTTACTTGTGGGAAGGTCTAAACTGTAGCTATCGTGAAAATGAGTCCCCAAGAATCATATCCTTGTATGTATATCTTCAGTTTACATTGTCCATTTAAATTCCATGTTTCGATGAATTAAGTTACGGTTATGTGCAATCTGCAGGGACTTATCCTGGAGCGGACTGACAGGGAAGATAGCTACTCCTATATCCAATCTCGAAATACATACATTGTAAGTGTGCATATATGCGCCTTCCTGTGTACTCATGAAATGAGTTTACAAATTAATGGGAAGGTACACAGAATATGATCAGAATTTTATATGGCACAATAGTTTGTTTTAAATGAGTTGAGCTGCTCATGATTTCAGGGATTTAGCAAACAACAACTTGATAGGACCAATTCCAGACTTCATGTCTCAATTGCGAAACTTAAATGTCCTGTAagttttttattacttttataTGGGGAAAAACTGCAAATCCTTGGTTACAAACTAAAGCAGGGTGATGGATATAgtgtttaatttacttttgCAGAAACCTGGAGAAAAACAAGCTCACAGGCTCAGTTCCAATTAGACTAATTGACAGAAACAAGAGTGGTTTGCTATCTTTAAGTGTGCGTTGTAGAAAACCATGGCTGTAAAACTCCATACgtgtgtgtttttgtttttgtttgtttggccTGCTTCAAATTTCCACCAGTTTTGTAACCAAATTCTGTTTTCATGAGAATTATAACATCAGCTTCTAATATTACAGAGGAGCTTATATTATTGGTACCTATTATATTGATCAAACTTTAACTACTGTTGCTATGAACATCTTTATGTCAGTTTATGCGAAAATCCAAATCTATCTGGAGCTGTTTCGtgcaaaaggaagaagaacagTTTTGTTATTCCATTAGTAGGGTCAATCGTTGGAATTTCAGTCCTCTTATTATGTATAGCAGCTGCTTGGTGGGgtttcaaaaggaaaagacatGGTAGGACTTCCATAAATTTATGGCTATATAGTTTTATACATAGGATGAAAGTGTATATCCTAAAATGCTAATGCATAACCTTCTTCATTATGGCTATATATGGTATTAGGAGATGTTGCAGAAGCAAAAGACACCATTGGGACATCACTGGAGTCAACAAAACGACAGTTTACATACTCTGAGATCATTAAGATCACGAACAACTTCAAGCGGATTCTTGGAAAAGGTGGATTTGGAAATGTTTATCATGGCTACATCGAGGATACTCAACTAGCTATCAAGATGCTTTCACCATCCTCAGTTCAAGGATTTCAACAATTTCTTGCGGAGGCATGTTTGTCTAAATAAACtaatacaatattattggGTTTGAGCTCAAATCATTTGTTAGGAACTGAGATGTTCTTGTCTGTTCGATTCCAGGTTGATCTTCTTGTGAGAGTTCATCACAAAAATTTGACAAGCCTGGTTGGATATTGCAATGATAAGACTGGGGTAGGGCTCGTCTACGAGTACATGTCCAGTGGAAACTTACATGCACATCTTTTTTCAGGTTTGCCTGCACTTGAATTGCATGTTCGGTAGCCAAATTTCACTATTTCTCATAGTACTTCTAAACTTTAGGCTCTTTATTTGTTATGAATGCAGGTAGCAGCTCAAATATCTTGACTTGGAAAGACAGACTTCAAATAGCAATAGACGCTGCACAAGGTCACTAAAAGATTTGTAACAATATTTTTGTTAGCTAGCATCtccttaatttcttttcttttgttttcttttaattcaaTTGTTGGGATGTGTTGTCTCAACTTGAAATGCAGGATAGGAGTATCTGCACTATGGCTGTAAGCCACCAATAATCCATAGGgatgtaaaattaacaaacATTTTGCTGAATGAAAATTTCCAAGCCAAGCTATCTGATTTTGGACTATCCAGAACTTTCCCCTCTAATGATGACACTCATATATCGACCGTCGTTGCTGGCACTCCCGGCTACCTCGACCCTGAgtaagtaatttttttttttattttttttttcaagtttatcCATCCCTTAATTGGAGcattcaaatcaaatattaGAAACTAAAAAATGTGATGTTTGATTTGCAAATGGTTGTAACTTGTACTTGAAGGTACAACCTAT includes the following:
- the LOC117621002 gene encoding LOW QUALITY PROTEIN: senescence-induced receptor-like serine/threonine-protein kinase (The sequence of the model RefSeq protein was modified relative to this genomic sequence to represent the inferred CDS: substituted 1 base at 1 genomic stop codon); translation: MSQTFKPFLLPLLGGFALMLLLVHARDDQSGFISIDCGLAGNSSYAEKTTGINYISDETFIDTGERKSILPEYSNRYQQPYTSLRSFPEGKRNCYEINVTDGYKYLIRSSFVYGNYDGQNKVPEFDLHLGANLWSMVKLESASTITHKELIYVPRRNYIHVCLVNTGSGVPFISALEIRPLLNGAYKTKGESLALDMLAGWSSGGWLGDDRGFTHEDVLIGGVEGSKNLEPGPGCEGKWGPITCLGRVASTRVVVVVMSATFVITEGMLVAKVELTEATLKSTEGSAIISFWAAGVFVIEPGCIFPKGFVFSLPKHIQGRAAEGGREEEAHALVSEAFAPKGRLEGVDMGERVLRASVEGDAELLDILLLVVVEDTFSKGPRSAEYRRSGRAAESGREEEAHAFVSEALAPKGRLEGVDMGERVLRASVEGDAERLDILLLVVMEDTFSKGPRSWFCQEGLMAAMLFALQTPNLFKEKPHGRASELSNSQLSEFPTPSSSGTQAGPGEGPRCLTCGSSRLTGIWIGPELSNGGQYNFSIFKFENSTLPPILNAIEFYMVKEFLESETNQADVDAIKDIKSTYKIKKNWQGDPCVPQAYLWEGLNCSYRENESPRIISLDLSWSGLTGKIATPISNLEIHTLDLANNNLIGPIPDFMSQLRNLNVLNLEKNKLTGSVPIRLIDRNKSGLLSLSVLCENPNLSGAVSCKRKKNSFVIPLVGSIVGISVLLLCIAAAWWGFKRKRHGDVAEAKDTIGTSLESTKRQFTYSEIIKITNNFKRILGKGGFGNVYHGYIEDTQLAIKMLSPSSVQGFQQFLAEVDLLVRVHHKNLTSLVGYCNDKTGVGLVYEYMSSGNLHAHLFSGSSSNILTWKDRLQIAIDAAQGXEYLHYGCKPPIIHRDVKLTNILLNENFQAKLSDFGLSRTFPSNDDTHISTVVAGTPGYLDPEYNLSNRLNEKSDVYSFGVVLLEIISCRPVYSSREHERIHISRWVSSMLAEGDIYGIVDPRFERHFNTNTVWKAVEIAMACVSPNAIKRPTMSQVEVELKESLPTEIAGTRQSHETELTNSIEIRSDSSISMLNPSVR